Proteins encoded within one genomic window of Microbacterium sp. zg-B185:
- a CDS encoding DUF1731 domain-containing protein, translating into MAGARWVLPERLTAAGYAFSQPDLRGALRSLVPGAG; encoded by the coding sequence GTGGCCGGTGCGCGGTGGGTGCTGCCGGAGCGCCTCACCGCGGCCGGGTACGCGTTCTCGCAGCCGGACCTGCGCGGGGCGCTGCGATCACTGGTCCCGGGTGCCGGCTGA
- a CDS encoding FAD-dependent oxidoreductase, translating to MDSGSSDGHTVHEAGMNPGEATPRLPAILVVSGDDRLRRAVVDPLNRRYARDYRILDAGAAESGVTAIEDLHASGGDLALVLSDDASPAHGHENVFAAARRRFPNVRRGLVIEWGSWANRDTTAAVLELISLVQIDYYVVRPMDRADESFHRAITDFLHEWEFSSGQRRRGFTVIGDQAQPRTHELHTLMERGGIHAEHLDPGSPEAMALLADAGIDYDAVPLVRTADGAVLIDPDDAALVRSYGLDTSLPEGVVDVAIVGAGPAGLAAAVYAASEGLDTVVLEAGSIGGQAGSSSLIRNYLGFSRGVSGTELAQRAYQQAWTFGARFAHTRRVVGMAVSDGSFELQVDGDGRLRARSVVLASGVSYRRLAAPGLRPYVGASVFYGASSVEARAQAGRAVLVVGGGNSAGQAALHLARYARSVSLVVRGPSLAESMSRYLIDQLDAAGVGLITGARVVDAGAHDTDRLDHVILERSESGERLELPADAVFITIGARPHTEWLAPEVLRDKWGSVITGAEVLTEGGRRAWLGAEGAPTQFESSVPGFYAVGDVRRGSVKRVASAVGEGSVVISAVHAHLGAHVGG from the coding sequence ATGGACTCGGGATCCTCCGACGGCCACACGGTGCACGAAGCCGGGATGAACCCCGGTGAGGCGACGCCACGTCTGCCCGCGATCCTGGTCGTGTCGGGCGATGACCGGCTCCGCCGAGCGGTGGTCGACCCGCTGAACCGCCGCTACGCGCGGGACTATCGCATTCTCGACGCCGGCGCGGCGGAGAGCGGCGTCACGGCGATCGAGGACCTGCATGCCTCCGGCGGGGACCTGGCGCTGGTGCTCTCCGACGACGCCTCACCCGCCCACGGTCACGAGAACGTCTTCGCCGCCGCGCGCCGCCGCTTCCCCAACGTCCGGCGCGGCCTGGTCATCGAGTGGGGCTCGTGGGCGAATCGCGACACGACCGCCGCGGTGCTCGAACTCATCTCGCTCGTGCAGATCGACTACTACGTCGTGCGACCCATGGACCGGGCAGACGAATCGTTCCACCGGGCGATCACGGATTTCCTCCACGAGTGGGAGTTCTCCAGTGGGCAGCGGCGGCGGGGGTTCACCGTCATCGGCGACCAGGCGCAGCCGCGCACCCACGAGCTGCACACGCTGATGGAGCGCGGCGGCATCCATGCCGAACACCTGGATCCCGGCTCGCCCGAGGCGATGGCCCTGCTCGCGGACGCGGGGATCGACTACGACGCCGTGCCGCTGGTGCGCACCGCAGACGGTGCCGTGCTGATCGACCCCGATGATGCCGCCCTGGTCCGCTCGTACGGTCTGGACACCTCCCTTCCCGAGGGCGTCGTGGACGTGGCGATCGTCGGCGCCGGACCGGCTGGGCTGGCTGCGGCCGTGTACGCGGCATCCGAGGGCCTGGACACGGTGGTGCTGGAGGCCGGGTCGATCGGCGGACAGGCCGGGTCCAGCTCCCTCATCCGCAACTACCTCGGGTTCTCACGCGGGGTATCCGGCACCGAACTCGCGCAACGGGCATATCAGCAGGCCTGGACCTTCGGCGCCCGCTTCGCGCACACCCGCCGCGTGGTGGGCATGGCGGTGTCCGATGGAAGCTTCGAGCTGCAGGTCGATGGCGATGGTCGCCTGCGTGCACGCTCGGTGGTGCTCGCGTCAGGGGTCAGCTACCGTCGCCTGGCGGCGCCCGGGTTGCGGCCGTACGTCGGCGCGTCGGTGTTCTACGGTGCCTCCTCCGTCGAGGCGCGCGCACAGGCGGGGCGGGCGGTGCTCGTGGTGGGCGGCGGCAACTCCGCGGGGCAGGCGGCGCTGCACCTCGCCCGCTATGCGCGGTCGGTCTCGCTCGTGGTGCGCGGGCCTTCGCTCGCGGAGAGCATGTCGCGATACCTGATCGACCAGCTGGATGCCGCGGGCGTGGGTCTGATCACCGGCGCGCGGGTCGTGGACGCCGGCGCCCACGACACCGACCGGCTCGATCACGTCATCCTCGAACGCAGTGAATCCGGGGAGCGCCTGGAACTGCCGGCGGATGCAGTGTTCATCACGATCGGCGCGCGCCCCCACACCGAGTGGCTGGCGCCGGAAGTGCTGCGTGACAAGTGGGGATCTGTCATCACCGGAGCGGAGGTGCTCACAGAGGGCGGCCGTCGTGCCTGGCTCGGCGCCGAGGGCGCGCCGACGCAGTTCGAATCGTCGGTGCCGGGTTTCTATGCCGTCGGCGACGTGCGACGTGGGTCGGTCAAACGCGTCGCGTCGGCGGTGGGTGAGGGCTCCGTCGTGATCTCCGCCGTGCACGCGCACCTCGGCGCCCACGTCGGCGGGTGA
- a CDS encoding epoxide hydrolase, which yields MAEQAYQLERFTPRADPAVIDDLRARLRATRWPDAAEGDGWSLGTDLAYLRELVAYWADEFDWDAQEDAIGRLPHYRAQLGGSSVHLVHARAADRSRPVLPLLLTHGWPDSFWRYLKVIPLLTDPGAHGGDPDDAFDVIVPDMPGYGYSERPTRPLTSPDVADRWSELMTLLGYDRFVTAGGDIGSGVSRFLALDHPDRVIAVHRMDAGLPFFAGDRSELTQDERDWLDDAATWAGAEGAYAAMHRTKPQTAAFGLIDSPVGLAAWLVEKLRSWSDCDGDVERCFTKDEILTLLTQYWVNGNIGSAMRMYHSNASISAEQLSRRVEVPSGFSIFPADIVRPPRAWLERMTNLARATEPDRGGHFAPFEQPELYVQELREFFRPYRSALSS from the coding sequence ATGGCGGAACAGGCATATCAGCTCGAACGGTTCACGCCCCGCGCGGATCCGGCCGTGATCGACGACCTTCGCGCACGGCTGCGCGCGACTCGCTGGCCGGACGCCGCGGAAGGCGATGGGTGGTCGCTCGGCACCGACCTGGCCTACCTGCGCGAACTGGTGGCGTACTGGGCCGACGAGTTCGACTGGGACGCGCAGGAGGATGCGATCGGCCGGTTGCCGCACTACCGCGCGCAACTCGGCGGATCAAGCGTCCATCTGGTGCATGCCCGAGCCGCCGACCGCAGCCGCCCGGTGCTGCCGCTGCTGCTGACCCATGGCTGGCCGGACTCCTTCTGGCGCTACCTCAAGGTCATCCCGCTGCTGACCGACCCCGGTGCCCACGGCGGCGACCCGGACGACGCCTTCGATGTGATCGTCCCCGACATGCCGGGCTACGGATACTCCGAGCGTCCGACCAGACCGCTCACCTCTCCCGACGTCGCGGACCGATGGTCCGAGCTGATGACCCTCCTCGGCTACGACCGGTTCGTCACGGCGGGCGGCGACATCGGCAGCGGTGTGAGTCGTTTCCTGGCGCTCGATCACCCGGATCGTGTGATCGCGGTGCACCGGATGGATGCCGGACTTCCGTTCTTCGCCGGCGACCGGTCTGAGCTGACACAAGACGAGCGCGACTGGCTGGATGATGCGGCCACGTGGGCCGGTGCGGAGGGCGCGTACGCCGCCATGCACCGCACCAAACCACAGACCGCAGCGTTCGGGTTGATCGACTCACCCGTCGGGTTGGCGGCATGGCTCGTGGAGAAGCTGCGCAGCTGGAGCGACTGCGACGGCGACGTGGAACGCTGCTTCACGAAGGACGAGATCCTCACTCTGCTCACCCAGTACTGGGTGAACGGCAACATCGGCTCGGCGATGCGGATGTACCACAGCAACGCGTCGATCTCCGCCGAGCAGCTGTCCCGCCGGGTCGAGGTCCCGTCCGGGTTCTCCATCTTCCCCGCCGACATCGTCCGGCCCCCGCGCGCATGGCTGGAACGAATGACGAATCTGGCACGTGCGACGGAACCGGACCGCGGCGGTCACTTCGCCCCGTTCGAGCAGCCGGAGCTCTATGTGCAGGAGCTGCGGGAGTTCTTCCGCCCGTACCGCTCGGCGCTGAGCAGCTGA
- a CDS encoding NAD(P)(+) transhydrogenase (Re/Si-specific) subunit beta, translated as MKLLPPEVVTVCYIVAAVLFILALKGLSNPRTARRANLLGAAGAALAILAFGLSVELRNLGWILGAIVVGSVIAVIAARRVQMTQMPQLVAAFNGVGGGAAALVALVEIAHSENPWTLGVVAVTVLIGGVSLTGSFVTFGKLQGIITTRAVTFPGLRVLMVVLVLAALAAGAALIATGDAVYAYLLLAAGLILGVLLVMPIGGADVPIVISLLNAFTGLAVAASGLVLSNVLLLIAGTLVGASGTILTMAMAKAMGRTVTGIVFGAFRAHAAGGAAASASDRPVRTMEADDVAILLDYAQRVVIVPGYGLAVAGAHHAAAELAELLRDRGVDVVFGIHPVAGRMPGHMNVLLAEANVPYDALVEMDEVNPRFKTTDLVLVIGANDVVNPAAKTSPGSPIYGMPILNVAEAQQVVFLKRSLNPGFAGIENELFFDSKVSIVLGDAKQTLTRVLSSVKSTA; from the coding sequence GTGAAACTCCTGCCCCCCGAAGTCGTCACGGTCTGCTACATCGTCGCGGCAGTGCTGTTCATCCTCGCGCTCAAGGGACTGAGCAACCCGCGCACCGCGCGACGGGCCAACCTGTTGGGCGCGGCGGGGGCGGCGCTGGCGATCCTCGCCTTCGGGCTCAGCGTCGAACTGCGCAACCTCGGCTGGATCCTCGGTGCCATCGTCGTCGGCTCCGTGATCGCTGTGATCGCCGCTCGTCGCGTGCAGATGACGCAGATGCCCCAGCTGGTCGCCGCGTTCAACGGCGTCGGCGGCGGGGCGGCCGCCCTGGTCGCGCTCGTGGAGATCGCGCACAGCGAGAACCCCTGGACGTTGGGCGTGGTCGCGGTCACCGTGCTGATCGGCGGCGTTTCGCTGACCGGCTCGTTCGTGACCTTCGGCAAGCTGCAGGGGATCATCACGACGCGGGCGGTCACCTTCCCGGGGCTGCGCGTGCTCATGGTGGTGCTCGTGCTCGCCGCCCTGGCCGCCGGTGCGGCGCTGATCGCGACCGGCGACGCGGTGTACGCGTACTTGCTGCTGGCCGCGGGGCTGATTCTGGGGGTGCTGCTGGTGATGCCGATCGGCGGCGCCGATGTGCCGATCGTCATCTCGTTGCTGAACGCCTTCACCGGCCTGGCCGTCGCGGCATCCGGCCTGGTGCTGTCCAACGTGCTGCTCCTGATCGCCGGCACCCTGGTCGGAGCGAGCGGCACGATTCTGACGATGGCGATGGCCAAGGCGATGGGCCGCACGGTCACCGGAATCGTGTTCGGCGCCTTCCGTGCGCATGCGGCCGGTGGCGCCGCCGCGTCCGCGTCGGATCGGCCGGTGCGGACCATGGAGGCTGACGACGTCGCGATCCTGCTCGATTACGCGCAGCGGGTCGTCATCGTGCCCGGGTACGGGCTCGCGGTGGCCGGCGCCCACCACGCCGCCGCCGAGCTGGCCGAGCTGCTGCGCGACCGGGGAGTGGACGTCGTGTTCGGCATTCACCCGGTGGCGGGGCGGATGCCGGGGCACATGAATGTCCTCCTGGCCGAGGCCAACGTGCCCTACGACGCACTGGTCGAGATGGACGAGGTCAATCCGCGGTTCAAGACGACCGATCTGGTGCTGGTGATCGGCGCCAACGACGTCGTCAACCCGGCCGCCAAGACCTCGCCCGGCTCGCCCATCTACGGGATGCCGATCCTCAACGTCGCCGAGGCACAGCAGGTGGTGTTTCTGAAGCGGTCACTCAACCCCGGGTTCGCCGGCATCGAGAACGAGCTGTTCTTCGATTCCAAGGTCTCGATCGTGCTGGGCGACGCGAAGCAGACGCTGACCAGAGTGCTCTCGTCGGTCAAATCGACCGCCTGA
- a CDS encoding NAD(P) transhydrogenase subunit alpha has translation MTIHVRIRAERAPGEKRVAATPDSVKKLRAAGASVQVESGAGLGSLLTDAAYAAAGAGIVADHAAVEPGTVLLHVRPLSADETSALPAGTVTVGTLDPFQHPGSVTAARDARVTTFALDMLPRISRAQSMDVLSSQALLAGYRLVTLAADAFGRMFGMTMTAAGTLAPARVLVLGAGVAGLQAIATAKRLGAVVSANDVRAASADEVRSVGGTFIDLDLGTAEAGGGYAKELAENRARRQQELLAPHIAASDIVLTTAAVPGRAAPRLVTADMVAAMRPGSVLVDLAAESGGNIEGSVPGEWRTVPVPGGAVTLIGARDIQSDLAPDASKLYAMNCANFTALIMKDGDLMLDFDDELVSGSVVTHDGAVRNERVAASIEGVRA, from the coding sequence GTGACCATTCACGTGCGCATACGCGCAGAGCGCGCGCCCGGCGAGAAGCGCGTCGCCGCGACACCGGACAGCGTCAAGAAGCTGCGCGCCGCGGGAGCCTCCGTTCAGGTGGAGTCCGGCGCCGGTCTGGGCTCCCTGCTGACCGATGCCGCCTATGCGGCCGCGGGCGCCGGCATCGTGGCAGACCACGCGGCCGTCGAACCCGGGACCGTGCTGTTGCATGTCCGCCCGCTGAGCGCAGACGAGACCTCCGCTCTTCCGGCCGGCACCGTGACCGTCGGGACGCTGGACCCGTTTCAGCACCCCGGCTCGGTGACGGCCGCCCGCGATGCGCGCGTGACGACGTTCGCGCTGGACATGCTGCCGCGCATCTCTCGGGCGCAGTCCATGGATGTGCTCTCCTCACAGGCGCTGCTGGCCGGCTACCGGCTGGTGACGCTGGCCGCCGACGCGTTCGGTCGCATGTTCGGCATGACGATGACCGCCGCCGGCACCCTCGCCCCGGCCCGGGTGCTCGTCCTCGGCGCGGGGGTGGCGGGTCTGCAGGCCATCGCCACGGCCAAGCGGCTGGGCGCAGTCGTCTCGGCCAACGACGTGCGCGCGGCATCCGCCGACGAGGTCCGCTCGGTCGGCGGCACGTTCATCGACCTGGACCTCGGCACGGCGGAAGCCGGCGGGGGCTACGCGAAGGAGCTGGCCGAAAACCGGGCGCGGCGCCAGCAGGAACTGCTCGCACCCCACATCGCGGCATCCGACATCGTCCTGACCACCGCCGCCGTCCCGGGTCGAGCGGCTCCGCGACTGGTGACCGCCGACATGGTGGCGGCCATGAGGCCCGGCTCCGTGCTCGTGGACCTCGCCGCCGAATCGGGCGGCAACATCGAAGGGTCCGTGCCGGGGGAGTGGCGGACCGTTCCCGTGCCGGGAGGGGCGGTCACGCTGATCGGCGCCCGCGACATCCAGTCCGACCTCGCGCCGGACGCCTCCAAGCTCTATGCGATGAACTGCGCGAACTTCACCGCGCTGATCATGAAGGACGGTGACCTCATGCTCGACTTCGACGATGAACTGGTCTCGGGAAGCGTGGTGACCCACGATGGCGCCGTGCGCAACGAGCGGGTCGCCGCGAGCATCGAGGGGGTGCGCGCCTGA
- a CDS encoding ATP-dependent endonuclease — protein sequence MAVIIVEGDSDRVAVETIAGRLGLRVPVVVAVGGSKGAARAAAAHADERVIGLVDIAERRDFERVIKTVFVCDPDLEAEFIDALGVPAVVALIAGQGELASLRRLQRQPAQRSRTPEQQLARFFSGRSGNKLRYARLMAQAVPLEHAPPPIRALLRAAGDGDLTPPASNAAR from the coding sequence ATGGCGGTCATCATCGTCGAGGGAGACAGCGACCGGGTCGCCGTGGAGACCATCGCCGGACGGCTCGGTCTGCGCGTTCCGGTGGTGGTCGCAGTGGGGGGCTCCAAGGGCGCGGCCCGCGCCGCCGCCGCGCATGCGGATGAGCGCGTCATCGGCCTGGTCGACATCGCCGAGCGGCGGGATTTCGAGCGGGTGATCAAGACCGTGTTCGTCTGCGACCCCGACCTGGAGGCGGAGTTCATCGATGCACTCGGCGTGCCCGCCGTCGTGGCTCTCATCGCCGGGCAGGGTGAGCTCGCTTCGCTGCGCCGCCTGCAGCGTCAGCCCGCCCAGCGGTCGCGCACCCCGGAGCAGCAACTGGCCCGGTTCTTCAGCGGCCGCAGCGGCAACAAGCTGCGGTACGCGCGGCTGATGGCCCAGGCGGTGCCGCTGGAGCATGCGCCGCCGCCGATCCGCGCACTGCTGAGGGCCGCCGGCGACGGCGACCTCACCCCGCCTGCGAGTAATGCCGCACGGTGA
- a CDS encoding NAD(P) transhydrogenase subunit alpha: MDGFALLTITILAVFLGFEVVSKVSSTLHTPLMSEANAIHGIILLGAVLVAGQAEDPLALALSILAVLLATINVVGGFVVTDRMLLMFRAKPRATRNTGAGVGA, translated from the coding sequence ATGGACGGTTTCGCTCTCCTCACCATCACGATCCTGGCCGTGTTCCTCGGCTTCGAAGTCGTCTCCAAGGTCTCCAGCACGCTGCATACGCCGCTGATGTCCGAGGCGAACGCGATCCACGGGATCATCCTGCTCGGGGCCGTTCTGGTGGCCGGACAGGCGGAGGACCCCCTGGCCCTGGCCCTGTCGATCCTGGCCGTGCTGCTGGCGACGATCAACGTCGTGGGCGGCTTCGTGGTCACCGACCGGATGCTGCTGATGTTCCGGGCAAAGCCGCGCGCAACGCGGAACACCGGCGCGGGGGTGGGCGCGTGA